The following proteins are co-located in the Citrobacter freundii ATCC 8090 = MTCC 1658 = NBRC 12681 genome:
- a CDS encoding MBL fold metallo-hydrolase has protein sequence MKRLTVCVVVIMLIGAAASLPFLLNAGFGQAPKGAQLSQVEQSPHYRDGQFHNQVPTPGYTGNKSMLAAWWEFLVAKRENARPAHPLPLVATDLAGLSPEQDTLVWLGHSSWYLQLAGQRILIDPVFSNYAAPLSFLNKAFAGDYPWSAQTMPEIDLLIISHDHYDHLDLATIKALMPKIKRVITPLGVGSHLRYWGMRGEIIDEMDWNQSIRVTDSLIVHALPARHFSGRGIKRNQTLWASFMFETPEQNVYYSGDSGYGPHFKAIGEQFGSVDLAIMENGQYDHDWKFIHMMPEETAQAAVDLHAKAVLPGHAGRFVLAKHTWDDPYKRLALASRRYDYRLLTPMLGEPVILSAPDQLFTAWWQQVTQ, from the coding sequence ATGAAGCGTCTCACAGTTTGTGTGGTTGTTATTATGCTCATTGGCGCAGCTGCAAGTTTACCGTTTTTACTCAATGCCGGGTTTGGTCAGGCACCGAAAGGGGCACAGCTGAGTCAGGTTGAACAGTCACCGCACTATCGTGATGGACAGTTTCATAACCAGGTACCAACACCGGGCTATACCGGCAACAAAAGTATGCTGGCTGCCTGGTGGGAGTTTTTGGTCGCTAAGCGCGAAAATGCGCGGCCAGCACATCCGTTGCCATTGGTGGCGACCGATCTCGCCGGGTTATCTCCAGAGCAGGACACGCTTGTCTGGCTGGGTCACTCTTCGTGGTATTTGCAGCTGGCGGGTCAACGTATCCTGATCGATCCCGTGTTTAGCAACTATGCCGCACCGCTTTCATTCCTGAACAAAGCCTTTGCCGGTGATTATCCGTGGTCCGCACAGACGATGCCGGAGATCGATCTGCTCATTATCTCGCACGATCACTATGACCATCTGGATCTCGCCACGATCAAGGCGTTAATGCCGAAAATTAAGCGGGTGATTACGCCGCTTGGCGTAGGGTCACATCTGCGTTATTGGGGAATGCGCGGCGAGATAATCGACGAGATGGACTGGAATCAATCCATCAGAGTAACGGATTCGCTGATCGTTCATGCGTTGCCAGCCCGTCATTTTTCGGGGAGAGGCATCAAGCGCAATCAGACGCTATGGGCGAGTTTCATGTTTGAAACGCCGGAGCAGAACGTTTATTACAGCGGCGATTCCGGCTATGGACCGCATTTTAAAGCCATCGGCGAGCAGTTTGGCTCGGTTGATTTGGCGATTATGGAGAACGGCCAGTATGACCATGACTGGAAGTTTATTCACATGATGCCGGAAGAGACGGCACAGGCTGCGGTCGATCTGCATGCGAAAGCCGTTCTACCAGGGCATGCAGGTCGTTTCGTTCTGGCGAAACATACCTGGGATGATCCTTACAAACGACTGGCGCTTGCCAGCCGTCGTTACGATTACCGATTGCTGACGCCAATGCTGGGTGAACCGGTAATACTGTCCGCACCGGACCAACTGTTTACGGCCTGGTGGCAACAGGTGACTCAATGA
- a CDS encoding RamA family antibiotic efflux transcriptional regulator — MTISAQVIDTIVEWIDDNLNQPLRIDDIARHAGYSKWHLQRLFMQYKGESLGRYIRERKLLLAARDLRDTDQKVYDICLKYGFDSQQTFTRIFTRTFSQPPGAYRKENHSRTH; from the coding sequence ATGACGATTTCTGCTCAGGTAATTGATACGATTGTTGAATGGATTGATGATAATTTGAATCAACCATTGCGCATTGATGATATTGCACGCCATGCGGGATATTCAAAATGGCACCTGCAGCGTCTTTTTATGCAGTATAAAGGCGAAAGCCTCGGGCGTTACATTCGGGAACGCAAGCTGCTACTGGCCGCGCGCGATCTACGCGATACCGACCAGAAAGTGTACGACATCTGTTTGAAATACGGATTCGATTCGCAGCAGACCTTTACGCGTATTTTCACCCGTACGTTCAGCCAGCCGCCGGGCGCTTATCGCAAAGAAAATCATAGCCGAACGCATTAA
- a CDS encoding DUF1158 domain-containing protein, with product MKHPLESLMTAAGILLLAFLSCLLLPAPSVGLVLAQKFVATFHLMDLNQFYTLLFCLWFLLLGVIEYFVLRFIWRRWFSLAD from the coding sequence ATGAAACACCCGCTTGAATCACTGATGACCGCCGCCGGGATCCTGTTGCTGGCATTTTTGTCCTGTCTGCTGCTGCCCGCCCCATCAGTTGGCCTGGTACTGGCGCAAAAATTCGTGGCCACCTTTCATTTGATGGATCTCAACCAGTTTTATACTTTGCTGTTTTGTCTGTGGTTTTTACTGCTGGGGGTGATTGAGTATTTCGTTTTGCGCTTCATATGGCGGCGCTGGTTCTCGCTGGCGGATTAG
- a CDS encoding YbdK family carboxylate-amine ligase: MPLPDFHVSDPFTLGIELEMQVVNPPGYDLSQDSSRLIDAVKPLLTAGEVKHDITESMLEMATGVCRNIDQASAELSAMQQIITRVAAEQHLAICGGGTHPFQKWQRQEVCDDERYRRNLENFGYLIQQATVFGQHVHIGCANGDDAIYLLHGLSRFVPHFIALSAASPYMQTSDTRFACARLNIFSGFPDNGPMPWVNNWQEFEGLFRRLAYTSMIDSIKDLHWDIRPSPHFGTVEVRVMDTPLTLDHAVNMAGLIQATAHWLLTKRPFKHQERDYLLYKFNRFQACRFGMAGIITDVNTGDGCRLSDDTLRLLENVAVSADKVGAASAIEAIHLQVKNDHDEAQNMRDFVAEGGSLSGLVKKHCEIWAGL, translated from the coding sequence ATGCCACTTCCCGATTTTCATGTTTCTGACCCTTTCACGTTAGGCATTGAACTGGAAATGCAGGTGGTCAATCCTCCAGGCTACGACCTGAGCCAGGATTCTTCCCGGCTGATTGACGCCGTAAAGCCGCTGCTTACCGCCGGAGAAGTCAAGCACGATATCACGGAAAGTATGCTGGAGATGGCGACCGGAGTTTGTCGCAATATCGACCAGGCGAGTGCTGAATTATCCGCCATGCAGCAGATAATCACGCGGGTTGCTGCAGAGCAGCACCTCGCCATTTGTGGCGGGGGTACGCATCCATTTCAAAAATGGCAACGTCAGGAAGTCTGCGATGACGAACGCTATCGGCGTAACCTGGAAAATTTCGGTTATCTTATTCAGCAGGCGACGGTATTTGGCCAGCATGTGCATATCGGCTGCGCAAACGGCGACGATGCCATATACCTTCTGCACGGCCTGTCGCGATTTGTTCCGCATTTTATTGCGCTCTCTGCCGCTTCACCTTATATGCAGACGTCCGACACGCGGTTTGCCTGCGCGCGACTGAATATATTCTCCGGATTTCCCGATAATGGCCCGATGCCATGGGTGAATAACTGGCAGGAATTCGAGGGGCTATTCCGTCGACTGGCTTACACCAGCATGATTGATAGTATTAAAGATTTACACTGGGATATCCGTCCCAGCCCGCACTTTGGCACGGTAGAGGTTCGGGTAATGGATACGCCACTGACCCTTGATCATGCGGTCAATATGGCAGGGCTTATTCAGGCTACCGCCCACTGGTTACTCACCAAACGGCCGTTCAAGCACCAGGAGCGTGATTACCTGTTGTATAAATTCAATCGTTTTCAGGCCTGTCGCTTTGGTATGGCGGGAATCATCACCGACGTCAATACCGGCGACGGTTGTCGCTTGTCAGATGACACATTGCGACTACTGGAGAATGTTGCGGTCTCTGCGGATAAAGTGGGCGCGGCCAGCGCGATTGAAGCTATACACCTGCAGGTTAAAAATGATCATGATGAAGCACAAAACATGCGTGACTTCGTCGCCGAAGGCGGGTCACTGAGTGGTCTGGTGAAAAAACATTGTGAGATTTGGGCCGGGCTGTAA
- a CDS encoding GNAT family N-acetyltransferase, which yields MPEINLYGQTVGDVVPDWNGAAVLPRETLVGQYCRLVPLDADSHAADLFDAYAQAPDDRDWTWLASSRPTSVEAAACWVEGKSTDASLVPYAVIEQRFGRAVGLVCFMAIEREHGSVEIGHVTWSPRMKNTVLGTESIWLLLRQAFALGYRRVEWKCDSLNTASRRAAERLGFIFEGRFRQKIVRKGRNRDSDWLSMIDGEWPQCDAVLQRWLAAENFDEHGRQRRSMADFVTKSLHTE from the coding sequence GTGCCGGAAATAAATCTTTATGGGCAGACCGTCGGCGATGTTGTGCCGGACTGGAATGGCGCTGCCGTACTGCCACGGGAAACGCTTGTCGGTCAATATTGTCGACTGGTTCCTCTGGATGCCGACAGCCATGCCGCCGATCTGTTTGATGCCTACGCGCAGGCACCGGACGATCGCGACTGGACCTGGCTTGCAAGCTCTCGCCCCACAAGCGTTGAGGCTGCAGCTTGTTGGGTTGAGGGGAAATCCACTGATGCCTCTCTGGTTCCCTATGCCGTCATTGAGCAGCGTTTCGGACGTGCCGTCGGACTGGTGTGTTTTATGGCGATCGAACGAGAGCACGGTTCGGTCGAAATTGGTCATGTGACCTGGTCACCGCGCATGAAAAATACGGTACTTGGCACCGAAAGCATCTGGCTGCTGCTGCGCCAGGCGTTTGCGTTGGGTTATCGTCGCGTGGAGTGGAAATGCGATTCTTTGAACACCGCTTCTCGACGGGCAGCGGAGCGCCTTGGGTTTATCTTCGAAGGACGCTTTCGCCAGAAGATTGTGCGCAAGGGTCGCAATCGCGACAGCGACTGGTTATCGATGATTGACGGCGAATGGCCCCAGTGTGATGCCGTGTTACAGCGCTGGCTGGCGGCGGAGAACTTTGATGAACACGGGCGGCAACGCCGGTCAATGGCGGACTTTGTTACAAAGTCGCTTCACACAGAGTAA
- the entD gene encoding enterobactin synthase subunit EntD, whose product MHTTHTPLTFAEHTLHIVEFDPDSFHEHDLLWLPHHTQLQSCGRKRKAEHLAGRIAAVHALREYGIKTVPGIGGQRQPLWPQKLFGSISHSTSTALAVVSTHPVGLDIEAIFTPQTAVDLTGGIIDNCEQRLLQFSLVPFPLALTLAFSAKESVYKTFSAQASELPGFASAKIVALTATHLTVQITPSFSQNLAGQEVNVRWFQHDENIITLCEATL is encoded by the coding sequence ATGCACACAACGCACACACCACTCACTTTCGCAGAGCACACGCTGCACATTGTCGAGTTCGATCCCGACAGCTTCCATGAGCACGACCTGCTCTGGCTCCCCCACCATACTCAGCTTCAATCCTGTGGGCGTAAGCGTAAAGCTGAGCACTTAGCGGGGCGTATTGCCGCAGTACATGCATTACGTGAATACGGTATCAAAACTGTGCCTGGCATCGGCGGGCAGCGACAACCGCTGTGGCCACAAAAGTTGTTTGGCAGCATCAGCCACAGTACGTCAACTGCGCTGGCGGTGGTATCGACGCATCCCGTCGGACTGGATATAGAAGCTATTTTTACACCACAAACCGCAGTTGATCTGACTGGCGGCATTATCGATAACTGTGAACAACGGCTTTTACAGTTCAGTTTGGTTCCCTTTCCGCTCGCCTTAACCTTGGCATTTTCCGCCAAAGAGAGCGTGTATAAAACATTTTCCGCGCAGGCATCAGAGCTGCCGGGTTTTGCCAGCGCCAAAATAGTTGCACTCACAGCGACACACTTAACGGTGCAAATCACCCCGTCATTTTCGCAAAACCTCGCCGGACAGGAAGTTAATGTTCGCTGGTTTCAGCATGATGAAAACATCATTACTCTGTGTGAAGCGACTTTGTAA
- a CDS encoding TonB-dependent siderophore receptor, protein MNNKIHSLALLVNLGIYGVALPAMAEDQTDSVAVSHEDTIVVTAAQQNLQAPGVSTITADEIRKNPPARDVSEIIRTMPGVNLTGNSTSGQRGNNRQIDIRGMGPENTLILIDGKPVTSRNSVRQGWRGERDTRGDTAWVPPEMIERIEVLRGPAAARYGNGAAGGVVNIITKKGSNEWHGSWDTYFNAPEHKDEGSTKRTNFSLNGPMGGDFSFRLYGNLDKTQADAWDINQGHQSERTGTYSNTLPAGREGVINKDINGVVRWDFAPLQSLELEAGYSRQGNLYAGDTQNTNTNQLVKDNYGKETNRLYRQNYSLTWNGGWDNGVTTSNWVQYEHTRNSRTPEGLAGGTEGIFDPNASQKYLDADLSDVMLHSEVSIPLDLLVNQNLTLGTEWNQQRMKDMLSNSQTFMGGDIPGSSSTNRSPYSDAEIFSLFAENNMELTDSTMLTPGLRFDHHSIVGDNWSPSLNLSQGLGDDFTLKMGIARAYKAPSLYQLNPNYILYSKGQGCYATGSATGIGCYMMGNDDLKAETSINKEIGLEFKRDGWLAGVTWFRNDYRNKIEAGTVPFDRTSITSKGKTTYTDIYQWENIPKAVVEGLEGTLNVPVSETVNWTNNITYMLQSKNKETGERLSIIPEYTLNSTLSWQAREDLSLQSTFTWYGKQQPKKYDYQGKPVTGSSASEVSPYSIVGLSATWDVTKNVSLTGGVDNVFDKRLWREGNAQTTGDIVTGNYMAGAGAHTYNEPGRTWFMSVNTHF, encoded by the coding sequence ATGAACAACAAGATTCATTCACTGGCTTTATTGGTCAATTTAGGGATTTACGGGGTAGCCCTGCCAGCAATGGCAGAAGATCAAACCGATAGCGTAGCTGTCTCTCATGAAGACACCATCGTCGTTACCGCCGCCCAGCAGAACCTACAGGCGCCGGGCGTGTCAACCATTACCGCTGATGAAATTCGTAAGAACCCTCCCGCTCGCGATGTGTCGGAAATCATCCGTACCATGCCTGGCGTTAACCTGACCGGTAACTCAACCAGCGGTCAGCGCGGCAACAACCGCCAGATCGATATTCGCGGCATGGGGCCAGAAAACACCCTGATTTTGATCGACGGTAAACCGGTTACCAGCCGTAACTCCGTACGCCAGGGCTGGCGCGGCGAGCGTGATACCCGCGGCGATACCGCCTGGGTTCCACCGGAAATGATTGAGCGTATTGAAGTGCTGCGCGGTCCTGCCGCGGCACGCTATGGCAATGGCGCAGCTGGCGGCGTGGTGAATATCATCACCAAAAAAGGCAGCAATGAATGGCACGGTTCCTGGGATACCTATTTCAACGCCCCGGAACACAAAGACGAAGGATCGACCAAGCGCACCAACTTTAGCCTGAATGGTCCAATGGGTGGGGATTTCAGCTTCCGCCTGTACGGTAATCTCGATAAAACCCAGGCCGACGCATGGGACATCAACCAGGGTCATCAGTCAGAACGTACCGGCACATATTCAAATACCTTACCAGCCGGTCGTGAAGGGGTGATCAACAAAGACATTAACGGTGTGGTTCGCTGGGATTTCGCCCCACTCCAGTCACTGGAACTGGAAGCCGGTTATAGCCGTCAGGGCAACCTGTATGCGGGCGACACTCAAAACACTAACACCAACCAACTGGTGAAAGATAACTACGGGAAAGAGACCAACCGTCTTTACCGTCAGAACTATTCTCTGACCTGGAATGGCGGCTGGGATAACGGCGTCACCACCAGCAACTGGGTACAGTACGAACATACGCGTAACTCCCGTACGCCTGAAGGTCTGGCGGGCGGTACTGAGGGTATCTTCGACCCGAATGCGTCACAAAAATATCTCGACGCCGACCTGAGTGACGTCATGCTGCACAGTGAAGTCAGCATTCCGTTAGATCTGCTGGTCAACCAAAACCTGACGCTTGGTACCGAATGGAACCAGCAACGCATGAAGGACATGTTGTCCAATTCACAGACCTTTATGGGCGGTGATATTCCAGGTTCGAGCAGTACCAACCGTAGCCCATACTCAGACGCGGAGATTTTCTCTCTGTTTGCTGAAAACAACATGGAACTGACCGACAGCACCATGTTGACGCCGGGTCTGCGTTTCGACCACCACAGCATCGTTGGTGACAACTGGAGCCCATCTCTGAACCTGTCCCAGGGTCTGGGTGATGACTTCACGCTGAAGATGGGGATTGCGCGAGCCTATAAAGCACCAAGCCTGTACCAGCTCAACCCGAACTACATTCTGTACAGCAAAGGCCAGGGTTGCTACGCCACCGGTTCCGCGACGGGCATTGGTTGCTACATGATGGGCAACGATGACCTGAAGGCCGAAACCAGTATCAACAAAGAGATTGGTCTTGAGTTCAAACGTGACGGCTGGCTGGCCGGGGTAACCTGGTTCCGTAACGATTACCGCAACAAGATTGAAGCGGGTACGGTACCGTTCGACAGAACGTCTATCACCAGCAAAGGGAAGACGACTTACACTGATATCTATCAGTGGGAAAACATTCCTAAAGCAGTGGTTGAGGGTCTGGAAGGTACGTTGAACGTACCGGTTAGCGAAACCGTTAACTGGACCAACAACATTACCTACATGCTGCAAAGTAAGAATAAAGAGACCGGCGAGCGCTTGTCGATTATTCCTGAATACACGCTGAACTCAACGCTGAGCTGGCAAGCGCGTGAAGATTTATCGCTGCAGTCAACCTTCACCTGGTACGGTAAACAGCAGCCGAAGAAATACGATTACCAGGGTAAACCGGTAACCGGTAGTTCGGCGAGTGAAGTCAGCCCGTACAGCATCGTCGGCCTGAGCGCGACCTGGGATGTGACGAAAAATGTCAGCCTGACTGGCGGCGTGGATAACGTCTTCGACAAACGTCTGTGGCGTGAAGGCAATGCCCAGACCACGGGCGATATTGTAACCGGGAACTATATGGCGGGCGCTGGCGCGCACACCTATAACGAACCGGGCCGGACGTGGTTCATGAGCGTTAATACGCACTTCTGA
- the fes gene encoding enterochelin esterase: MAVTTLKMGSEAWWQSKKGPEWEREDNGNYRVTFWWRDPQGTEKESAIHRVWVYITGVTDHHQNATPQSMQRIDGTNVWCWRVSLSANWRGSYCFIPTTRNDIFSSLAVGAAPDRSVLREGWRQLLPQAIADPLNPQSWQGGRGHAVSALEMPEAPVQPGWDRPEDPDSPAVCLQWRSARLGNTRRVWVFTTGVAQAESRPLAILLDGQFWAQSMPVWPALTSLTHRGHLPPAVYLLIDAIDTAHRSRELPCNADFWLAVQEELLPLVKTTTAFSDDPQRTVVAGQSFGGLSSLYAGLNWPARFGCVLSQSGSYWWPHRGGGQDGAIVEQLKTGTISAQGLRIVLEAGIREPIIYRANQALYAQLPSAPQSIFWRQVDGGHDALCWRGGLMQGLMTLWQPLTDTI, translated from the coding sequence ATGGCGGTGACGACGTTAAAGATGGGAAGCGAGGCGTGGTGGCAGTCAAAAAAAGGCCCGGAGTGGGAGCGTGAAGACAACGGAAATTATCGGGTAACCTTCTGGTGGCGTGACCCGCAGGGAACGGAGAAAGAGTCAGCCATTCATCGCGTGTGGGTCTATATCACTGGCGTCACCGATCATCATCAAAACGCTACCCCTCAGTCGATGCAACGCATTGATGGAACAAATGTTTGGTGCTGGCGTGTTTCTCTCAGCGCCAACTGGCGCGGCAGCTACTGTTTTATCCCGACAACACGAAACGATATCTTTTCCTCGCTGGCGGTGGGCGCAGCGCCTGACCGAAGCGTACTGCGTGAAGGCTGGCGGCAATTGCTGCCGCAGGCCATTGCCGATCCCCTTAATCCGCAGAGCTGGCAGGGCGGTCGCGGCCATGCGGTGTCTGCGCTGGAAATGCCGGAGGCGCCCGTACAGCCCGGATGGGATCGACCTGAAGACCCCGATTCACCCGCAGTTTGCCTGCAATGGCGTAGCGCCAGGCTTGGTAATACGCGTCGCGTATGGGTATTTACCACCGGAGTGGCCCAAGCGGAATCTCGTCCGCTGGCTATCCTGCTGGATGGGCAGTTTTGGGCACAGAGTATGCCGGTCTGGCCTGCGCTAACTTCACTTACGCATCGTGGACACCTTCCTCCTGCCGTTTATCTCCTGATTGATGCCATCGACACGGCTCACCGTAGCCGCGAACTGCCGTGTAACGCGGATTTTTGGTTGGCGGTACAAGAGGAGCTGTTGCCGCTGGTGAAGACGACGACCGCATTCAGTGACGATCCGCAGCGTACTGTGGTCGCCGGACAAAGTTTTGGCGGGTTGTCATCGCTGTATGCCGGGCTGAACTGGCCCGCGCGCTTTGGCTGTGTTCTTAGCCAGTCGGGCTCTTACTGGTGGCCGCATCGTGGTGGTGGTCAGGACGGAGCGATCGTCGAGCAACTGAAGACCGGGACCATCAGCGCTCAGGGACTGCGTATTGTCCTGGAAGCGGGGATCCGCGAGCCTATTATTTATCGCGCTAATCAGGCGTTATATGCCCAGTTACCTTCTGCACCACAGTCTATTTTCTGGCGTCAGGTTGATGGTGGACACGATGCGCTTTGCTGGCGCGGCGGTCTGATGCAAGGGCTAATGACGCTCTGGCAACCGCTTACCGACACGATTTAA
- a CDS encoding MbtH family protein, whose amino-acid sequence MEFSNPFDNPQGQFYILQNPQRQFSLWPQQCSLPAGWQIACEPQSQEACQQWLDANWTTLTPANYVDVQEAP is encoded by the coding sequence ATGGAATTCAGTAACCCCTTCGATAATCCGCAGGGCCAGTTTTACATTCTGCAAAATCCCCAACGTCAGTTTAGCCTTTGGCCGCAGCAGTGCTCACTTCCTGCTGGTTGGCAAATTGCTTGCGAGCCCCAATCCCAGGAAGCCTGCCAGCAATGGCTGGATGCAAACTGGACCACGCTGACGCCCGCGAACTATGTCGATGTGCAGGAGGCTCCATGA